The Nitrososphaerota archaeon sequence TAGCATCTAGGATAGCTGAATTTTATGAAAGAGCTGGAAGAGTAGTTTGTTTAGGAAGTGATTATAGAGTAGGGTCCATTAGTATAGTTGGAGCAGTTTCTCCTCCAGGAGGAGATTTTTCAGAACCTGTTACACAATGTACATTAAGAATGGTTAAAGTATTTTGGGCTTTAGATACAGAATTAGCATATAGAAGACATTTTCCAGCAATACATTGGTTAACAAGCTATTCATTATACACTACTTCACTTCAAAAATGGTTTGAAGAAAAAATATCAAAGGAATGGAATGAATTAAGAGAAAAAGCAATGTATATATTGCAACAAGATGCTGAACTTGAAGAAATAGTTAGATTAGTTGGTCCAGACGCTTTATCTGATCCACAAAGAGCAATATTGGAAGCAGCTAAAATGATTAAAGAAGATTATTTAATGCAACATGCATATCATCCAATAGATACTTATTGTCCATTAAATAAAAGTTATCAAATGTTAAAAACAATAATATACTTTTATGAGAAAATTTCAAATGCTGTTGAAAAAGGAGTCCCTCTTCAAAAAATTTTAGGATTACCCATTAGAGAAGAAATTGCAAGAATGAAAATACAACCATATGATAAAATAGAAGAAATAGCAAAAAATATTAGACAAAAAATCGATGAAGAAATAAATAATTTACTAAAAATAAGTATAGAAGCTGAAACTAAATAACTTTATTTTTATGAAGCATAAAATTATAAAAATAAGAAATACTATAGATAACGATACTATAGAGAAAGTTAAAAATGTATTAGAAAATGATGGTCTTGTAATTTATCCAACGGATACTTTATATGCTTTAGGTGCAAATGCTTTAAGTAAAGAAGCTATAAAGAAAGTTTTTGAAATTAAAGGTAGAGATTATAATAAACCAATATCAATAGCTTTGAAAAATTTAGAAGAAGCAAAAAAATATTTTATATTTAATGAAATTGCTGAAAAAATTGCAAAAAAGTTTCTACCAGGACCTTTAACAATAATTCTACCATCTTATGCTTTACCTAAAGAACTTTCACCTACACAAAAATTTAGTTTTAGAATACCTGATAATGAGATCGCTTTAAAAATTTTGAATAGCATAAACTTTCCACTTACTGCAACTTCAGCTAATATTTCAGGAGGTGAAAATCCCATTAATGCTGAAATTTCAATAAAACAAATTGGAAAATATGTAGACTTGATTTTAGATTGTGGAAAATGTAAATATAGCAAACCTTCAACAGTTATAGATTTGAGTAATGGTAAAATAGCTCTTGTAAGAGAAGGCGTTATTTCTGTAGAATGCCTTTATTCAGCTTTAAGAACTAATTGTTAAAAATTGAAAATAAAAAATTTGAAAAATAAAATTTTTATGGAAAGATATTTATAAAACAAAATAAGAACAAAATATAGAAAGAGTGAATTAAAATGGTGCTAAAACCAGAAAGAAAGTATCAAACATTAACAACGATATCTGGTCCATTATTATTTATAGAAGCAACAAAAGATGTGGCTTTTGGAGAACTTGTAGAAATAGAATTACCAAATGGAGAAATAAGGAGAGGGCAAGTATTAGAAGTAAGTGAAAATAGAGCAATAATACAAGTATTTGAAGGAACAAGCGGACTTGATATAGATAAAACAATAGTGAGATTTACTGGAGAAACTATAAAAATACCAGTAGCACAAGAAATGATTGGAAGAATATTTGACGGATCTGCAAGACCAATAGATGGAGGCCCACCAATAGTACCAGAAGATGAAATAGACATACATGGGTCTCCATTAAATCCATATACAAGGGAATATCCAAAAGAACCAATACAAACAGGAATATCAGCAATAGATGGAATGAATACGCTTGTAAGAGGACAAAAATTACCAATATTTACTGGAACAGGATTGCCACATAATCAATTAGTAGCACAAATAATAAGACAAGCAAAAGTACCTGGTAAAGAAGAGGAATTTTTAGTAATATTTGCAGCATTAGGAATAACAGCAGATGAAGCAAGATTCTTTAAAGAAGAAACTGAAAAAAGGGGAGCATTGGCAAAAACAATAATGATTTTAAATCTTGCAGATGACCCTGCTATTGAAAGAATAATAACGCCAAGAATAGCATTAACAATAGCAGAATATTTAGCATATACTTATGATATGCACATACTAGTAATATTAAGTGATATGACAAACTATTGTGAAGCATTAAGAGAGATATCAGCAGCAAGAGAAGAAGTGCCTGGAAGAAGAGGATACCCAGGATACATGTATACAGATTTAGCAACAATATATGAAAGAGCAGGCAGAATACATGGAAGAAAAGGAACGATTACACAAATGCCAGTTGTAACAATGCCTCATGATGATATTACACATCCAATTCCCGATCTTACTGGTTATATAACGGAAGGGCAAATATTTTTAGACCGTGGTTTAC is a genomic window containing:
- a CDS encoding L-threonylcarbamoyladenylate synthase; amino-acid sequence: MKHKIIKIRNTIDNDTIEKVKNVLENDGLVIYPTDTLYALGANALSKEAIKKVFEIKGRDYNKPISIALKNLEEAKKYFIFNEIAEKIAKKFLPGPLTIILPSYALPKELSPTQKFSFRIPDNEIALKILNSINFPLTATSANISGGENPINAEISIKQIGKYVDLILDCGKCKYSKPSTVIDLSNGKIALVREGVISVECLYSALRTNC
- a CDS encoding V-type ATP synthase subunit B; protein product: MVLKPERKYQTLTTISGPLLFIEATKDVAFGELVEIELPNGEIRRGQVLEVSENRAIIQVFEGTSGLDIDKTIVRFTGETIKIPVAQEMIGRIFDGSARPIDGGPPIVPEDEIDIHGSPLNPYTREYPKEPIQTGISAIDGMNTLVRGQKLPIFTGTGLPHNQLVAQIIRQAKVPGKEEEFLVIFAALGITADEARFFKEETEKRGALAKTIMILNLADDPAIERIITPRIALTIAEYLAYTYDMHILVILSDMTNYCEALREISAAREEVPGRRGYPGYMYTDLATIYERAGRIHGRKGTITQMPVVTMPHDDITHPIPDLTGYITEGQIFLDRGLHRKGIYPPIDVFPSLSRLMKEGIGKGLTREDHREVSDCLYYAYAEGRRVRELIAVIGEEALSEIDRLYLRFADEFERRFINQGYYEDRSFEKTLDLGWELLSMLPESELKRADPATIRKYLPKYRKKEAITEPSLTA